In Toxotes jaculatrix isolate fToxJac2 chromosome 11, fToxJac2.pri, whole genome shotgun sequence, a single genomic region encodes these proteins:
- the nkx1.2la gene encoding NK1 transcription factor related 2-like,a has translation MLDPKDCGVTMMSSHKISFSIIDILDPNKFNSKRVNELSKAKEKFPVPNAEGTSLESDITAGGDLRVERTKTGEETRDERTAASRHHTVVVDPLLLSPPADTEHCLTEEKDNGESAVTLQVPSYEAPKRRRPDQACAKPRRARTAFTYEQLVALENKFRATRYLSVCERLNLALSLSLTETQVKIWFQNRRTKWKKQNPGADSTLQPGSNSLVNVSPNQTTCASSPGSFHQTFPNFSSGNVIFHTAGAVPLSSTGGLLHPFMSSGFVQPTYFNPHL, from the exons ATGCTGGACCCCAAGGACTGTGGAGTGACAATGATGTCCAGTCATAAGATTTCCTTTTCTATAATTGATATATTGGATCCCAACAAATTCAACAGCAAAAGGGTAAACGAACTTTCCAAAGCCAAGGAGAAGTTTCCTGTGCCAAACGCCGAGGGAACAAGTTTAGAGTCGGACATCACTGCAGGTGGAGATCTCAGAGTTGAGCGCACGAAAACag GGGAAGAGACGAGAGATGAACGCACTGCAGCCTCTAGGCACcatacagttgttgttgatccCCTTCTGCTCTCCCCGCCGGCTGACACGGAGCACTGTCtcacagaggaaaaggacaaTGGAGAGTCAGCTGTCACCCTACAGGTCCCCTCCTATGAGGCACCAAAGCGCCGGCGTCCGGACCAGGCCTGCGCCAAACCACGACGCGCCAGAACGGCGTTCACTTACGAGCAACTGGTGGCTCTGGAAAACAAGTTCCGCGCAACTCggtacctgtctgtgtgtgagagactaAACCTGGCCTTGTCCTTGAGTCTGACCGAAACCCAGGTGAAAATTTGGTTCCAGAACAGGAGGACCAAGTGGAAAAAGCAGAACCCAGGGGCGGACAGCACCTTGCAGCCCGGCTCCAACTCCCTCGTCAATGTCAGCCCAAACCAGACCACCTGTGCGTCCAGCCCGGGCAGCTTCCACCAAACTTTCCCGAACTTCAGCTCTGGGAATGTGATCTTCCACACGGCCGGTGCTGTTCCGCTTTCATCCACTGGGGGGCTCCTGCATCCCTTCATGTCCAGTGGATTCGTCCAGCCGACGTATTTTAATCCACATCTATGA